One genomic region from Scomber scombrus chromosome 19, fScoSco1.1, whole genome shotgun sequence encodes:
- the trmt5 gene encoding tRNA (guanine(37)-N1)-methyltransferase, translating into MLRLLSRVLASLQTQSNLKLAQNLCSACPGFAVKPIMEPKLYQPPAEVRGMTSLDREAFSQTITVPALRVPTGVLNKVVKSLKKSTIQRPGVPRVVQDQEESSDFRLVLLDPIRVSSPKSFNEAEAEALRSFGVDEELLDYELSLTYDNLKSEEVLQAVLPQGQDVTSSFSRVGHIAHMNLRDHQLPYRNLIGQVIMDKNPGVTCVVNKTNIIDTTYRNFKMEVLAGEENMVAKVRENGVTYEFDFSRVYWNPRLSTEHQRVVQLVKRGDTVFDVFAGVGPFAVPVARSGANVFANDLNPESYKWLQHNCKLNKVDSKVKTFNLDGRAFIQEPVKQELPVLLKGKFSVHVVMNLPALALEFLDAFRGLLHQEPPCDDNLPTVHCYGFSKEDNPEKDMVERASCSLGFPLEQRCSVHFVRNVAPNKDMMCVSFTIPKEVLFCSEPQQTESSEEPAPKRQKCEETTDST; encoded by the exons ATGTTGAG GCTCCTCAGCAGAGTCCTAGCATCTTTGCAAACCCAAAGTAACCTGAAACTTGCCCAAAACTTGTGCTCAGCCTGTCCTGGCTTTGCTGTGAAGCCCATAATGGAACCCAAACTGTACCAGCCCCCCGCAGAGGTCCGTGGTATGACCTCTCTGGACAGAGAGGCGTTCTCGCAGACCATTACAGTCCCAGCTCTACGGGTGCCCACTGGGGTCTTAAACAAAGTAGTCAAAAGCCTGAAAAAGTCGACTATCCAACGTCCAGGTGTCCCCAGAGTGGTCCAGGATCAAGAGGAGAGTAGTGACTTCCGGTTAGTGCTCTTGGATCCTATCAGGGTCTCCTCACCAAAGTCCTTCAATGAAGCTGAAGCTGAGGCTCTGCGTTCTTTCGGTGTTGATGAAGAGCTGCTGGACTATGAGCTGAGCTTGACCTACGATAACCTGAAGAGTGAAGAAGTGCTGCAGGCTGTGCTCCCACAGGGTCAGGATGTGACATCATCGTTCAGCCGAGTGGGACACATCGCACACATGAACCTAAGGGACCACCAGCTACCATACAGGAACCTCATAG GTCAAGTCATCATGGACAAAAACCCTGGTGTCACCTGTGTggtcaataaaacaaacattattgaCACAACTTACCGTAACTTCAAGATGGAGGTGCTTGCTGGAGAGGAGAACATGGTCGCCAAA GTGAGAGAAAACGGGGTGACATACGAGTTTGACTTTTCTCGTGTTTACTGGAACCCCCGACTGAGCACAGAGCACCAGCGTGTGGTGCAGCTCGTCAAACGTGGTGACactgtgtttgatgtgtttgctGGCGTCGGACCCTTTGCCGTCCCAGTTGCCCGCTCGGGTGCCAATGTGTTTGCCAATGATCTCAACCCAGAGTCGTACAAGTGGCtacagcacaactgcaaactCAACAAGGTGGACAGCAAAGTCAAAACCTTCAACCTGGACGGCAGAGCGTTCATCCAGGAACCCGTGAAGCAAGAGCTGCCCGTACTGTTAAAGGGAAAATTCAGTGTTCATGTGGTGATGAACCTGCCTGCCTTGGCTCTGGAGTTCCTGGATGCATTCAGAGGCCTCCTACACCAGGAGCCTCCCTGCGATGACAACCTACCCACAGTGCACTGCTACGGGTTCTCTAAAGAGGACAACCCTGAAAAGGACATGGTGGAGAGGGCTTCCTGCAGCCTCGGGTTCCCCCTGGAGCAGCGGTGCTCTGTGCATTTTGTGCGCAATGTAGCACCCAACAAAGATATGATGTGTGTGAGCTTCACAATCCCTAAAGAGGTCCTATTCTGCAGTGAACCCCAACAAACAG AGTCTTCAGAGGAACCAGCTCCAAAGAGGCAGAAGTGTGAAGAAACAACAGATTCGACATAA
- the slc38a6 gene encoding probable sodium-coupled neutral amino acid transporter 6, producing the protein MSINGNANADLYSQCAAGNTESNEATPLLTNGTGQSRVKGASFASCVFNLMNAIMGSGILGLAYAMASTGIVGFCILLVLVSSLAAYSIHLLLKLCDQTGINSYEDLGGRALQKPGKVLVGIVIVIQNIGAMASYMFILKSELPAAINSFLSPGNPEGAWYEDGRLLLILITICIVLPLSILPKIGFLGYTSSLAFFFMLYFAVVIVVKKWSIPCPLPHNVTTLSCDFQISNSSDSECTPKLFVISSKSAYTLPTMAFSFLCHTAILPIYCELDRPSKVRMQNITNVSISLSFLLYLISALFGYLTFYANVDSELLLGYDAYMPRDIMVITVRLAILVSVLLTVPLIHFPARKALIMLLCGGRPFSWLIHIMATLVILGVVLMLAIFVPDIRNVFGIIGSTTSSCLLCVFPGIFYLKISRQSLKSFDSIGAMSLVVLGLIMGIISFSVIVITWVQSS; encoded by the exons atgagcaTTAATGGCAATGCAAACGCCGACTTATACAGTCAGTGCGCCGCCGGGAACACAGAGAGCAACGAAGCTACACCTTTATTAACAAAT ggaACAGGGCAGAGCAGAGTCAAAGGAGCCTCCTTTGCTTCATGTGTGTTTAATCTGATGAATGCAATCATGGGCAGTGGTATACTTGGGCTAGCTTATGCTATGGCAAGCACTGGCATCGTTGGTTTCTG TATCCTGCTTGTGCTTGTGTCTAGCCTGGCGGCATACTCTATACATCTCCTTCTGAAGCTATGTGACCAAACAG GTATCAATTCATATGAAGACCTTGGAGGGCGAGCCTTGCAGAAACCAGGAAAA GTTCTGGTTGGAATTGTTATTGTTATCCAAAATATTGGTG CCATGGCATCCTATATGTTCATCTTGAAGTCGGAGCTTCCTGCAGCCATCAACAGCTTCCTGAGCCCAGGCAACCCAGA AGGTGCCTGGTATGAAGATGGCCGGTTGCTACTGATCCTTATCACTATATGTATTGTTCTACCTCTGTCAATATTGCCTAAGATTG GCTTCCTGGGCTACACCAGCAGCCTCGCCTTCTTCTTCATGCTGTACTTTGCAGTTGTG ATTGTGGTGAAGAAATGGTCCATCCCCTGCCCACTGCCACATAATGTAACTACATTATCATGTGACTTCCAG ATATCAAATTCATCTGACTCAGAATGTACGCCCAAACTCTTTGTCATCTCCAGTAAG AGTGCCTACACCCTCCCCACCATGGCCTTCTCCTTTCTGTGCCACACAGCCATCCTGCCAATCTACTGCGAACTGGACCG ACCTTCTAAGGTCAGAATGCAGAACATTACGAATGTCAGCATCAGCCTCAGTTTCCTGCTTTACCTAATTTCTGCACTGTTTGGCTACCTCACCTTCTACG CTAACGTggactctgagctgctgcttggCTACGATGCTTACATGCCGCGGGACATCATGGTGATTACAGTTCGCCTGGCCATCCTGGTGTCGGTGTTGCTGACTGTGCCACTTATCCACTTCCCT GCTCGTAAGGCTTTGATCATGCTGTTGTGTGGAGGTCGACCATTCTCCTGGCTTATCCACATCATGGCAACTCTAGTAATCCTGGGCGTGGTGCTGATGCTCGCCATCTTTGTCCCTGATATCAGAAATGTGTTTGGAATAATCG GATCGACGACGTCCAGCTGTCTCTTGTGTGTTTTCCCCGGCATCTTCTACCTCAAGATTAGCAGGCAGTCCCTCAAATCTTTTGACTCCATCGGG GCGATGTCTCTGGTGGTCCTTGGTTTGATTATGGGAATCATCAGCTTCTCTGTCATTGTCATCACATGGGTGCAAAGCTCCTAG